One stretch of Wolbachia endosymbiont of Armadillidium arcangelii DNA includes these proteins:
- a CDS encoding tail protein X: MIIYYLAKEGEMLDLICWKHYGFTDGVVELVLAENLGLAEYGSFLPAGLKIKLPTIQKPVQKSKLKVWE; this comes from the coding sequence ATGATTATATATTACTTAGCCAAAGAAGGAGAAATGCTAGATCTGATTTGCTGGAAACATTACGGATTTACGGATGGAGTAGTGGAATTAGTACTAGCAGAGAACTTAGGTTTGGCAGAATACGGAAGCTTTTTGCCTGCAGGATTAAAGATAAAGCTTCCTACTATTCAGAAACCAGTACAAAAGTCAAAATTAAAGGTCTGGGAATAA